The following are encoded in a window of Brettanomyces bruxellensis chromosome 9, complete sequence genomic DNA:
- a CDS encoding uncharacterized protein (SECRETED:SignalP(1-21)~BUSCO:EOG09261FM4~CAZy:GT22), with translation MSNTNVGFLLTLSLIATRLYAVFNSIISDCDEVYNYWEPLNFLTRYFGKKTWEYQPEYSIRSWTYLLPYALLKYPLNWLQKSLELSGAFVRGAIPAYSYFYLVRLVLAVAFSFAECYLADALTLVSGELSNWFLIFEIFSPGVFQASVSLLPSSFALIFGMFSTASIIKYFRYDMFSHRIEDDFAQSIEKEGVSSKQEVENTEHSDSIIPDSTSDSIETSSLDTKPGQDNAEFKKLTTPQLFLCTLYKEALAGRDRYFALAVGSSTIGGIIGWPFCLVLTAPFVLYVVISILARKSPLKPLSTINSKRWALFIYFLAGIACVYMVTWTGLEIDSLFYNKRTIVPLNIVLYNVLHATKESGPNIFGIESSSYYFLNLLLNYHVIFLFALANLLTFSSGHFKMGFKEGLAAYRLPLLLWLTIFTLQPHKEERFMFPAYHMISISAASFASKIFKIVVSKKKGICYHIARFVFLLVVVLGGILRITSLVENYGAPLSAFKALSSHDTIVYDADSTTIENVCIGREWYHYPSSFFLKSNQRLRYVENGFRGMLPGDFIEPGSHTFGGIRNSTRVDQEGFNNLNHYNPDFANAKLDQCDYFIDINMPVNADLGEISVFDEEGSSILPGWQTIRCEKMIDPDNSFGLAKLIHIPLNEIQKLKIFKQRLDECRVVKKVRASKVYSCLFDSKIYEFLMHRSIIQQIMNSNLYKSYVIASLSNYVRGIWRHLVSNYPGKVVYHNFCVARRV, from the coding sequence ATGTCCAACACTAACGTTGGCTTTTTACTCACACTTTCTCTTATTGCCACTCGCTTGTATGCTGTTTTTAATAGTATAATATCAGATTGTGATGAGGTTTATAACTATTGGGAACCACTTAACTTTTTGACCAGGTattttgggaaaaaaaCCTGGGAGTACCAGCCGGAATATTCAATCAGATCGTGGACTTATTTACTTCCTTATGCACTTTTGAAATACCCCTTGAATTGGCTTCAGAAATCTCTTGAACTCTCTGGAGCCTTTGTTCGGGGAGCAATTCCAGCCTactcttatttttatcttgtTCGTTTAGTGCTTGCAGttgctttttcctttgcGGAATGTTACTTGGCTGATGCCCTTACCCTTGTGTCAGGTGAGCTGTCTAATTGGTTTTTGATCTTTGAGATATTCAGTCCCGGTGTGTTTCAAGCTTCTGTGAGTTTGCTTCCAAGTAGCTTTGCACTCATTTTTGGAATGTTTTCTACAGCTTCGATCATTAAATACTTTCGCTATGACATGTTTAGTCATAGAattgaagatgattttgCTCAAAGCatcgaaaaagaaggtGTGTCATCCAAGCaagaagtggaaaataCTGAACATTCGGATTCAATTATTCCTGATTCCACTTCTGATTCTATTGAGACGTCCTCCTTGGATACAAAGCCCGGCCAGGATAATGCAGAGTTTAAGAAGTTAACCACACCACAATTATTTTTGTGTACTTTATACAAAGAGGCACTCGCTGGACGTGATCGCTACTTTGCTCTGGCAGTTGGATCGAGTACAATTGGTGGTATCATTGGATGGCCATTCTGCCTTGTTCTAACAGCACCATTTGTTTTGTATGTTGTCATAAGCATACTGGCTAGAAAGTCACCTTTAAAGCCATTGTCCACTATTAATAGCAAAAGGTGGGCcttatttatatactttttaGCCGGTATTGCCTGTGTGTATATGGTCACTTGGACGGGGCTTGAGATTGATTCTCTCTTTTATAACAAAAGAACTATTGTTCCATTAAATATTGTTCTCTACAATGTGTTACATGCAACAAAAGAGTCTGGtccaaatatttttggtATTGAATCTTCATCATACTATTTTCTAAATTTGCTACTCAACTATcatgttatttttttgtttgctcTTGCAAACTTActcacattttcttcagGTCATTTCAAGATGGGATTCAAGGAAGGGCTTGCTGCATATAGATTACCCCTTTTGCTTTGGCTAACTATTTTTACTCTCCAGCCCCataaggaagaaagatttATGTTTCCTGCTTATCACATGATTTCTATAAGTGCAGCTTCATTTGCTtcgaaaatttttaagATCGTTGTTTCTAAGAAGAAGGGAATATGTTATCATATTGCACGTTTCGTATTTTTGCTCGTTGTTGTTCTTGGAGGAATCTTAAGAATTACTTCATTAGTTGAAAATTATGGAGCTCCATTATCTGCTTTCAAAGCCTTGTCTTCTCATGATACAATTGTTTATGATGCAGATTCGACGACAATTGAAAACGTTTGCATTGGCAGAGAATGGTATCATTATCcttcatccttctttttgaagtCAAATCAGCGTCTTCGTTACGTTGAAAATGGCTTTAGAGGTATGTTACCGGGTGATTTTATTGAACCTGGCAGCCATACATTTGGCGGAATTAGAAACTCGACGAGAGTAGATCAGGAGGGATTTAATAATCTTAATCATTATAATCCAGATTTTGCCAATGCAAAGCTTGATCAATGCgattattttattgataTTAATATGCCTGTGAATGCAGATCTTGGTGAGATTTCTGtttttgatgaagaaggatcCTCAATTCTTCCTGGGTGGCAGACTATACGATGTGAAAAAATGATCGACCCAGATAATTCTTTTGGTCTTGCTAAGCTCATTCATATTCCGCTTAATGAGATTCAAAAGcttaaaattttcaagcaaAGATTGGATGAATGTCGTGTTGTTAAGAAGGTCAGAGCTTCAAAAGTTTACTCTTGTTTGTTTGACTCCAAAATTTATGAATTTTTGATGCACAGGAGTATCATCCAGCAAATTATGAACTCGAATCTCTACAAATCTTATGTTATTGCTTCATTATCAAACTATGTTCGTGGTATTTGGCGACATTTAGTCAGTAATTATCCTGGGAAAGTTGTGTATCATAACTTCTGTGTTGCTAGACGTGTTTGA